A DNA window from Solanum lycopersicum chromosome 3, SLM_r2.1 contains the following coding sequences:
- the LOC101249053 gene encoding uncharacterized protein isoform X2 has translation MIAAVKASAIANWVNADAFMVSLVGEECAERQELSCNYPRSKEKPFGHWVVSICPAYCDTTRAMCFCGDGTKYPNRPLAETCGFTINPPSKPGGAPVTDFTKADLDVFTTNGSKRGWCNVDPEEAYASKVLFKEECDCKYDGLWGRFCEVSVLSTCINQCSGHGLCRGGFCQCDSGWFGTDCSVPSVLSSIREWPLWLRPAQVTVPENVNSKGNLVNLDAIVEKKRPLLYVYDLPPDFNSLLLEGRHFKLECINRIYDQRNATVWTDQLYGAQMAIYESMLASPHRTLNGEEADFFFVPVLDSCIITRADDAPHLSMQEHIHGGLRSSLTLEFYKKAYDHIITKYPYWSRSAGKDHIWFFSWDEGACYAPKEIWNSIMLVHWGNTNSKHNHSTTAYWGDNWDPISSDRRGNHTCFDPDKDLVLPAWKRPDESSLSAKHWSRPREERKTFFYFNGNLGPAYENGRPEDTYSMGIRQKVAEEFGSTLNKEGKLGKQHAEDVIVTPLRAGNYHDELASSVFCGVMPGDGWSGRMEDSILQGCIPVVIQDGIYLPYENFLNYESFAVRIREDEIPYLLNILRSFNETEIKFKLENVKKIWQRFLYRDSVVLEAERQKAIRGSVEDWGLKFLQLEEDDVFATFIQVLHYKLHNDTWRQKLLQKKEFGLPKECLIRTE, from the exons ATGATTGCAGCGGTCAAGGCATCTGCAATCGCGAATTGGGTCAATGCCGATGCTTTCATGGTTTCACTGGTTG GTGAAGAATGTGCTGAGAGGCAGGAGTTGAGTTGCAACTACCCTAGATCAAAGGAGAAACCTTTTGGGCATTGGGTTGTCTCAATTTGTCCTGCTTATTGTGACACAACTAGAGCAATGTGCTTTTGTGGGGACGGCACAAAATACCCAAATCGTCCTCTTGCTGAGACATGTGGCTTTACAATCAA TCCTCCATCCAAACCTGGTGGTGCTCCTGTGACTGACTTCACAAAAGCTGATCTTGATGTCTTTACAACAAACGGTAGCAAAAGAGGATGGTGTAATGTGGATCCAGAAGAAGCATATGCCTCCAAGGTGCTTTTCAAGGAAGAGTGTGATTGCAAGTATGATGGTCTTTGGGGTCGATTCTGCGAGGTGTCTGTACTAAGCACTTGTATAAATCAATGCTCCGGCCACGGGTTGTGTCGCGGTGGATTTTGTCAG TGTGACAGTGGTTGGTTTGGAACAGATTGCAGTGTACCCTCCGTTTTGTCATCCATTAGAGAGTGGCCTCTCTGGCTACGACCAGCGCAGGTTACTGTCCCCGAGAATGTGAACAGCAAAGGAAATCTTGTCAATTTAGATGCTATTGTGGAGAAGAAAAGGCCCCTTTTATATGTTTATGACTTGCCCCCAGACTTCAACAGTCTTCTTCTGGAG GGACGTCATTTTAAACTAGAATGCATAAACAGAATCTATGATCAGAGGAATGCTACGGTATGGACTGACCAGCTGTATGGTGCACAG ATGGCAATCTATGAAAGTATGTTAGCTAGCCCCCATCGGACATTGAATGGAGAGGAAGCAGACTTTTTCTTTGTTCCTGTTCTTGATTCATGTATTATAACTCGTGCTGATGATGCTCCACACTTGAGCATGCAG GAACATATCCATGGTGGATTGAGAAGTTCTCTGACTCTTGAATTCTATAAAAAGGCTTATGATCATATCATCACAAAGTATCCTTATTGGAGCCGCTCAGCTGGAAAGGATCACATCTGG ttcttctcatgggatgaaggtGCTTGCTATGCTCCTAAAGAGATATGGAACAGCATTATGTTGGTTCATTGGGGTAATACAAACTCAAAGCATAACCATTCAACAACAGCATATTGGGGTGATAATTGGGATCCAATTTCCTCAGATAGAAGAGGAAACCACACATGTTTTGACCCTGACAAAGATCTCGTACTTCCTGCTTGGAAACGACCTGATGAAAGTTCTCTAAGTGCTAAACATTGGTCCAG ACCTCGTGAGGAGCGGAAAACATTCTTCTATTTTAATGGAAATCTTGGACCAGCTTATGAAAATGGAAGACCAGAAGATAC GTATAGTATGGGTATAAGGCAAAAAGTGGCTGAAGAATTTGGATCAACCCTTAACAAGGAAGGCAAGCTTGGCAAGCAACATGCAGAAGATGTGATAGTGACACCACTACGTGCTGGGAACTACCATGATGAATTGGCAAGTTCCGTCTTTTGTGGGGTTATGCCTGGGGATGGTTGGAGTGGAAGAATGGAAGATAGTATTTTGCAAGGATGCATTCCTGTGGTGATTCAG GATGGGATATACCTACCATATGAGAATTTTCTCAACTATGAAAGTTTTGCAGTTAGGATACGTGAAGATGAAATACCTTATCTGTTAAACATTCTTCGG AGTTTTAATGAAAcagaaataaaattcaaattggaAAATGTGAAGAAAATCTGGCAGAGATTTTTGTATCGCGATTCAGTTGTGCTTGAAGCTGAGAGACAAAAGGCAATACGTGGGAGTGTTGAGGACTGGGGCCTAAAGTTTTTGCAGCTAGAGGAAGATGATGTCTTTGCCACATTCATACAG GTGCTGCATTACAAGTTGCATAATGATACTTGGAGACAAAAACTTCTGCAGAAAAAGGAATTTGGATTACCTAAAGAATGCTTGATTAGAACAGAGTGA
- the LOC101249053 gene encoding uncharacterized protein isoform X1, whose amino-acid sequence MMLFNQKRMFSWSTVTIIVLIVTLVSVVHLFFYPFVPSFDYFRQYQNSCIPINSTKSTHNNIISNQTKFAVDLHNGVVYRGAPWKNEVGQWLAGCDSVTSAVKVIEQIGGKSCRNDCSGQGICNRELGQCRCFHGFTGEECAERQELSCNYPRSKEKPFGHWVVSICPAYCDTTRAMCFCGDGTKYPNRPLAETCGFTINPPSKPGGAPVTDFTKADLDVFTTNGSKRGWCNVDPEEAYASKVLFKEECDCKYDGLWGRFCEVSVLSTCINQCSGHGLCRGGFCQCDSGWFGTDCSVPSVLSSIREWPLWLRPAQVTVPENVNSKGNLVNLDAIVEKKRPLLYVYDLPPDFNSLLLEGRHFKLECINRIYDQRNATVWTDQLYGAQMAIYESMLASPHRTLNGEEADFFFVPVLDSCIITRADDAPHLSMQEHIHGGLRSSLTLEFYKKAYDHIITKYPYWSRSAGKDHIWFFSWDEGACYAPKEIWNSIMLVHWGNTNSKHNHSTTAYWGDNWDPISSDRRGNHTCFDPDKDLVLPAWKRPDESSLSAKHWSRPREERKTFFYFNGNLGPAYENGRPEDTYSMGIRQKVAEEFGSTLNKEGKLGKQHAEDVIVTPLRAGNYHDELASSVFCGVMPGDGWSGRMEDSILQGCIPVVIQDGIYLPYENFLNYESFAVRIREDEIPYLLNILRSFNETEIKFKLENVKKIWQRFLYRDSVVLEAERQKAIRGSVEDWGLKFLQLEEDDVFATFIQVLHYKLHNDTWRQKLLQKKEFGLPKECLIRTE is encoded by the exons ATGATGTTGTTTAATCAGAAACGCATGTTTTCATGGTCTACTGTGACAATAATTGTTTTAATAGTGACATTGGTTTCAGTTGTTCATTTGTTCTTCTACCCTTTTGTTCCTTCCTTTGATTACTTTAGGCAGTATCAGAACTCTTGTATACCTATCAATTCTACTAAGTCAACCCACAACaatattatatcaaatcaaaccaaatttgCTGTTGATTTACACAATGGTGTCGTATATCGTGGTGCTCCGTGGAAGAATGAGGTTGGTCAGTGGTTAGCTGGTTGTGATTCAGTTACTTCTGCTGTTAAAGTCATTGAG CAAATTGGTGGAAAGAGCTGCAGGAATGATTGCAGCGGTCAAGGCATCTGCAATCGCGAATTGGGTCAATGCCGATGCTTTCATGGTTTCACTG GTGAAGAATGTGCTGAGAGGCAGGAGTTGAGTTGCAACTACCCTAGATCAAAGGAGAAACCTTTTGGGCATTGGGTTGTCTCAATTTGTCCTGCTTATTGTGACACAACTAGAGCAATGTGCTTTTGTGGGGACGGCACAAAATACCCAAATCGTCCTCTTGCTGAGACATGTGGCTTTACAATCAA TCCTCCATCCAAACCTGGTGGTGCTCCTGTGACTGACTTCACAAAAGCTGATCTTGATGTCTTTACAACAAACGGTAGCAAAAGAGGATGGTGTAATGTGGATCCAGAAGAAGCATATGCCTCCAAGGTGCTTTTCAAGGAAGAGTGTGATTGCAAGTATGATGGTCTTTGGGGTCGATTCTGCGAGGTGTCTGTACTAAGCACTTGTATAAATCAATGCTCCGGCCACGGGTTGTGTCGCGGTGGATTTTGTCAG TGTGACAGTGGTTGGTTTGGAACAGATTGCAGTGTACCCTCCGTTTTGTCATCCATTAGAGAGTGGCCTCTCTGGCTACGACCAGCGCAGGTTACTGTCCCCGAGAATGTGAACAGCAAAGGAAATCTTGTCAATTTAGATGCTATTGTGGAGAAGAAAAGGCCCCTTTTATATGTTTATGACTTGCCCCCAGACTTCAACAGTCTTCTTCTGGAG GGACGTCATTTTAAACTAGAATGCATAAACAGAATCTATGATCAGAGGAATGCTACGGTATGGACTGACCAGCTGTATGGTGCACAG ATGGCAATCTATGAAAGTATGTTAGCTAGCCCCCATCGGACATTGAATGGAGAGGAAGCAGACTTTTTCTTTGTTCCTGTTCTTGATTCATGTATTATAACTCGTGCTGATGATGCTCCACACTTGAGCATGCAG GAACATATCCATGGTGGATTGAGAAGTTCTCTGACTCTTGAATTCTATAAAAAGGCTTATGATCATATCATCACAAAGTATCCTTATTGGAGCCGCTCAGCTGGAAAGGATCACATCTGG ttcttctcatgggatgaaggtGCTTGCTATGCTCCTAAAGAGATATGGAACAGCATTATGTTGGTTCATTGGGGTAATACAAACTCAAAGCATAACCATTCAACAACAGCATATTGGGGTGATAATTGGGATCCAATTTCCTCAGATAGAAGAGGAAACCACACATGTTTTGACCCTGACAAAGATCTCGTACTTCCTGCTTGGAAACGACCTGATGAAAGTTCTCTAAGTGCTAAACATTGGTCCAG ACCTCGTGAGGAGCGGAAAACATTCTTCTATTTTAATGGAAATCTTGGACCAGCTTATGAAAATGGAAGACCAGAAGATAC GTATAGTATGGGTATAAGGCAAAAAGTGGCTGAAGAATTTGGATCAACCCTTAACAAGGAAGGCAAGCTTGGCAAGCAACATGCAGAAGATGTGATAGTGACACCACTACGTGCTGGGAACTACCATGATGAATTGGCAAGTTCCGTCTTTTGTGGGGTTATGCCTGGGGATGGTTGGAGTGGAAGAATGGAAGATAGTATTTTGCAAGGATGCATTCCTGTGGTGATTCAG GATGGGATATACCTACCATATGAGAATTTTCTCAACTATGAAAGTTTTGCAGTTAGGATACGTGAAGATGAAATACCTTATCTGTTAAACATTCTTCGG AGTTTTAATGAAAcagaaataaaattcaaattggaAAATGTGAAGAAAATCTGGCAGAGATTTTTGTATCGCGATTCAGTTGTGCTTGAAGCTGAGAGACAAAAGGCAATACGTGGGAGTGTTGAGGACTGGGGCCTAAAGTTTTTGCAGCTAGAGGAAGATGATGTCTTTGCCACATTCATACAG GTGCTGCATTACAAGTTGCATAATGATACTTGGAGACAAAAACTTCTGCAGAAAAAGGAATTTGGATTACCTAAAGAATGCTTGATTAGAACAGAGTGA